Genomic segment of Acinetobacter larvae:
CCAACGTCTCCAGGACGTCGCTTTGTAGAGAAAGTGGTTCATCCACATCTCCATAAAGGCGCGCCATATGCACCGTTGGTAGAAGCTAAAAAACGTACTGGTGGTCGTAATAACAACGGTCATATTACAACTCGTCACGTTGGTGGTGGTCATAAGCAACACTATCGTCTTGTCGATTTCAAACGTAATAAAGATGGCGTTCCAGCTGTTGTTGAGCGTATTGAATACGATCCAAACCGTACTGCACACATCGCATTGTTGAAGTATGCTGACGGTGAACGTCGTTATATTATTGCGCCGAAAGGTTTACGTGCTGGCGATAAAGTACAATCTGGTAACGATGCACCAATTCGTACCGGTAACTGCTTGCCACTACGCAACATGCCAATCGGTTCTACACTACACAATATCGAACTTAAGATTGGTAAAGGCGCGCAAATTGCTCGTT
This window contains:
- the rplB gene encoding 50S ribosomal protein L2 — encoded protein: MPIQKCKPTSPGRRFVEKVVHPHLHKGAPYAPLVEAKKRTGGRNNNGHITTRHVGGGHKQHYRLVDFKRNKDGVPAVVERIEYDPNRTAHIALLKYADGERRYIIAPKGLRAGDKVQSGNDAPIRTGNCLPLRNMPIGSTLHNIELKIGKGAQIARSAGTSVQLLGRDGSYAIIRLRSGEMRKVHVECRAVIGEVSNQESNLRSLGKAGASRWRGVRPTVRGMAMNPIDHPHGGGEGRNKGIQPVSPWGQKAKGYKTRTNKRTTKMIIRDRRVK